The Armatimonadota bacterium genome includes the window GATTCGTCGGGCGCTCAAGACCATCCTGGCCGTGCGCCATTACGAGGTCATCCTGGCCGCCGACGGGGACGAGGGGCTCGACCTGGCAGTGGACCACAGTCCTGATCTGGTGATACTGGATCTCTCGATGCCGGGCACGAGCGGCCTCGACGTCTGCCGGGATCTGCGCGCATGGTACAATGGGCCGATCCTCGTGCTATCCGTCCGCTCGGGGGATGCGGACAAGATCAGCGCGCTTGACCTGGGCGCCGACGACTATCTGACGAAGCCTTTTTCCGCCGGAGAACTGCTGGCGCGGATCAGGGCCCTCCTTCGACGTGCATCCGGAATCCCGGCGGCCCCTCCGGTCATATCCGCCGGGGACTTGGAGATAGATATCGCAACCCGCCGCGTTACGCGGTCCGGCGCTGACATCGAGTTGACCCGGACCGAGTTTGACATTCTCGCCTATCTTGCGCAGAATGCCGACCGGGTCGTGACCTCTAGGATGATCCTGGAGCAGGTCTGGGGTCCCGAATACGGCGAGGACACTCAGACGCTGCGGGTGCACATCAGCCATCTTCGCAAGAAGATTGAGTCCCATTCCTCGGTCCCCCGCTACATCCTCACCGAACCGGGCGTCGGCTTCCGATTCTCCATCTCCTGACCATTATTTATGGAATCTTTACACCTGCCCGACCCTGCTTAACCTCGATTTTACCCCCATGTTGGTACAATACCATTGCGGAGGAAATGGAGATGGTGCGGATGATTACACAACTCCTTCAAATGCTCGCACTGCTGGCCTTCCTGGGACTCTGCCGGCTGTATGTTTCCTGGCAGTTGGCCTGCTGGGGCGAGGCCTGCAGACGGCGGAGACTCAGATGATGGCGGATCTCCTGTACCTTGTCGTCATGATGTCCTTTCTCGGTCTGTGCCTCTGGTACGTCCGTGGCGCGGACAGCCTGTGATACGGGAGCCGCGATGAACATCGAATACTTGGTAGTCGGCATGATCGCGGTGGGGCTTCTGGTCTACCTCGTCTGGGCGCTTCTCAGACCTGATCGACTCTGAGTGAGAATGGATGCTTCCGATGAGAACTGTCGATCTTGCGCAGATAGGAATCGTCGTCGCCTTGGTCATCATGGTTGCGAGACCGCTCGGCGCGTACATGGCGCGGGTGTTCAGCGGGGGTCGAACACTACTCGACCCGGCGCTCTGCCCGATCGAGCGCGTAATCTACCGGACGTGCGGAATCGACCCGAACGACGAGATGCGCTGGACGACCTACACCGCGACGATGCTCGTCTTCAACTTCGTCGGCATGATCTTCCTCTACCTCGTGCTGCGCCTCCAGTGTGTCCATCCGCTCAATCCGCAGCAGTTCGGGGGATTCCGCCCGGATCTGGCGTTCAACACCGCAGTGAGCTTCGTCTCCAACACCAACTGGCAGGCCTATGCGGGCGAAACTACGGCCAGCTACCTGACCCAGATGGCAGGGCTGACCGTCCAGAACTTCCTCTCGGCGGCGACGGGTGTCGTGTTGGCGATAGCACTCTTCCGGGGACTCACGCGCCGCGGAGCTAACGAGATCGGCAATTTCTGGGTGGATATCACACGATGCATCCTGTGGGTCCTGCTACCGATGTCTATCGTGTGCGCTCTAGCGCTCGTGTCGCAGGGGGTCATACAGAACCTCTCCCCGCACATGGTTGCGACCACAATGGAGGGCCGACACCAGATGATCGCCCAGGGGCCTGTCGCATCTCAGGAGGCGATCAAGATGATCGGCACGAATGGCGGCGGATTCCTCAACGCGAACTCCGCCCATCCTTATGAGAACTCAACTCCTCTGACGAACCTGATCGAGATGCTTTCGATCTTCGCCATCCCCGCGGGGCTCACGTACACCTTTGGCCGGTTCGCCGGCAACCAGCGTCAGGGATGGGTGTTCTTTTCCGCGATGATGATTCTCTTTCTTGCCGGACTTGGTGTGACGTACTGGGCGGAGTCCGCCGCGAACCCAAACCTTGCCTCACTCGGGGTTGACCAGGCAGCCGGCACCGCTCAGAGCGGCGGCAACATGGAGGGCAAGGAGGTCCGATTCGGGATTGCCAACTCGGTGCTCTTCGCAACCATGACAACTGATGCGTCCTGCGGCGCGGTGAACAGCATGCACGACAGCTATACCCCGCTCGGGGGAGGGATGCTGATGCTGAACATCGCGCTAGGCGAGGTGATCTTCGGCGGCGTGGGAGCGGGGATGCTGGGCATTATCGTCTTTGCCGTTCTCGCGGTTTTCATCGCCGGACTAATGGTCGGGCGCACTCCCGAATACCTTGGGAAGAAGATCGAGCCGAAGGAGATGAAGATGGCGATGCTGGCAGTGTTGGTCGTCGCGGCAAGCGTGCTCTGTGTCGGCGCGCTCGCATCTAGCGTCGCGCCGGGGCTTGTCGGGCGGCTGAACGCGGGTCCTCACGGCCTTTCCGAGATACTCTATTCCGCCACATCGGCAAGCGGTAACAACGGAAGCGCGTTCGCCGGACTGACGTCTGGCACACCGTTCTACGATCTCATTCTGGGTCTGGCCATGCTTATCGGACGGTTTCTCTTCATCATCCCGACGATGGCGATCGCCGGATCGATGGTCGCCAAGAGGACCGTCCCGGAGACTAGTGGCACATTCCCGACGACTGGCGGCCTGTTCGTCTGCCTGGTCGTCGCGGTTATACTGATCATTGGGGCGTTGACCTTCTTCCCGGCGTATGCGCTCGGCCCGATTGTCGAGCATTTCCTGATGCACGCGGGACAAACGTTCTAGCTGGAGGGGTGCGAGAGGTGGACGTAACAGGCATGACCGATGTCGCGCGAAGTGAGTTTGGTGCAGGCCGTGGCAAGAATCGGAGAGTGCCGCAGAGCGAGTTGATCAAACAGGCGGTGATCCGGTCGTTCGCGAAGCTCGACCCGAGAAGCCTCGCCCGCAATCCGGTGATTTTCGTGACCGAGGTCGGAAGCGCCGTCTGTACAGGCTACGTCTTCCTGGCCCTGGTGCGGGCCTCGGGCGATATCGCCTTCCTGGGCGGCATAGCGGCTTGGCTCTGGTTCACCGTTCTTTTCGCCAACTTCGCCGAAGCCATGGCCGAGGGTCGTGGAAAGGCACAGGCCGATAGTCTGCGCAAGATGAAGACCGACACGATGGCGAATCTGCGCGCTGACGGCGAGATCCGGCGGGTACCGGCCACGGAGCTCCGGAAAGGCGACACCGTGGTGATCTCCGCGGGCGAGACCATACCCGGCGATGGCGATGTTATCGAAGGCATCGCATCGGTCGATGAGTCCGCCATTACAGGTGAATCCGCTCCGGTCATCCGCGAGAGCGGCGGGGACAGGAGTGCGGTCACCGGCGGGACGAAGGTACTCTCAGACCAGATTGTCGTGCGAATCACTTCCGAGCCGGGCGAAACCTTCCTCGACTGCATGATCTCTTTGGTGGAAGGGGCATCGAGGCGGAAGACGCCCAACGAGATGGCTCTGGATATCCTGCTCGCCGGGCTGACGATCATCTTCCTTCTCGTCGCGGTGACCCTCCAGGCGTTTGCGATCTACTCGGGCGGCGCAGTGCCGATCTCCGTGCTCGTCGCTCTGCTCGTCTGTCTGATACCAACCACCATCGGTGGCCTCCTTTCCGCGATCGGCATCGCGGGGATGGACAGGCTGATCCGACACAACGTCCTCGCCATGTCCGGCCGCGCCGTCGAGGCTGCCGGAGATATCGACACCCTATTGTTGGACAAGACCGGTACGATCACCCTGGGCAATCGGCAGGCCGGCGAGTTCGTTCCCATGCCCGGCGTCGAACTGAGCGAGGTCGCCGACGCTGCGCAGTTGTCTTCTCTCAGCGACGAGACACCCGAGGGGCGGAGCATCGTGGTGCTCGCGAAGAACAGCTTCGGGCTCCGAGGGCGGCACATCAACGAGGCCGAGGCGCGGTTCGTACCGTTCACGGCGGAGACGAGGATGAGCGGCATTGATCTGAACGGTCGGCACATCCGGAAGGGTGCGGTCGACTCCGTGGTCTGCTGGGTGAGGCAGCAGGGAGGAGAGTCGCCGCCTGAGTTGGACGTAGTCGTGAAACGAATCTGCAGTTCGGGAGGGACTCCCCTTGCAGTCGCCGAGGGTGATCGGATACTCGGCGTGGTCCACCTCAAGGATGTCGTCAAGGGGGGCATACAGGAGCGATTCGGCCAACTGAGGGCGATGGGGATTCGCACCGTCATGGTTACCGGAGACAACCCGATAACCGCATCTTGGATTGCTCGGGAGGCCGGGGTTGACGACTTCCTGGCGCAGGCCAGCCCGGAAAACAAGCTGGAACTGATCCGGAAGGAGCAGGCGCGGGGCAAGCTCGTGGCGATGACCGGGGACGGCACAAACGATGCTCCCGCGCTTGCACAGGCCGACGTCGGGGTCGCGATGAACACAGGCACGACCGCCGCCAAGGAGGCCGGGAACATGGTCGATCTGGACTCCAATCCGACAAAGCTCATTGAGATTGTTGAGATCGGAAAGCAGTTGCTGATGACCCGAGGGGCGTTGACGACCTTCAGCATCGCTAACGATGTCGCGAAGTATTTCGCGATCATCCCCGCGATATTTGCTGGGACGTACCCGGTGCTTAACAAGCTCAACATCACGCATCTGAACTCCCCGCACAGTGCGGTCTTGTCCGCGGTGATCTTCAATGCGCTGATCATCGTCGCTCTGATCCCGCTCGCGCTCAGGGGTGTGCGATACCGGCCGCTCGGGGCAGGGGCGCTTCTCAGGAACAACCTGCTTGTGTACGGCTTGGGAGGGTTGATCGCTCCATTCATCGGCCTGAAGTTGCTGGATCTGCTTCTGGTGGCTCTCGGTCTGGCCGGTTAGATAAGGTGTCTCAACCATGTTACGGCACGTCGTGATATCTACGAAACTGATCCTGCTCAGTACGGTCCTGCTCGGTCTGTTCTATCCCTGGGCGATCACAGGCATCGCCCAGGTAGTGTGGCCCGACCGGGCGAATGGGAGCTTGGTGGAACGGAACGGCTGCATCGTGGGTTCGATGCTGATCGGACAGGCCTTCTCGCGGCCCGAGTACTTTCATCCTCGACCGTCTGCCGCGGGAGAAGGCTATGATGCATCGGCATCGGCCGGCTCGAATCTGGGGCCGACTAGCAGGGTGCTCAGAGACCGCGTAAGCGCGGACGTTCGTAGACTGATCAGGGAGAACCCGGGGCTGAGGCGCGGCGCGATCCCGGTGGACATGGTGACCGCGTCAGCGAGCGGGCTGGATCCGGACATCTCTCCTGCGAACGCATACTCCCAGGCCGCGCGGGTCGCCGCCGTACGGGGGATGACGCTCGCCGAGATGCGAAATCTCATCCGCGAGAACACGACGCCCCGGCAGTTCGGCATTCTCGGAGAGCCGAGGGTGAACGTGCTCCGGCTCAATATGGCTCTCCAGGGGTTGCCATGATCCCATTCGTCCTATCCGTTCTCGAGGTTCCATAGTGACCGAAGAACAATCCGAACTGCGATCGCATGTCGCCGATAGTCGCGGCCGTCTGAAGATCTTCCTCGGCGCAGTGCCCGGAGTGGGCAAGACGTTCAGGATGCTCTCGGAGGCCCACCGACGTTTCGCGCGCGGGGAAGACGTGGTGATCGGCCTCATCGAGACCCACGGACGCCCCGCGACAGCGGAACTGATCGAGGGTCTCGAGCAGATCCCTCTGAAGCAGATCGAATATCGCGG containing:
- a CDS encoding response regulator transcription factor, whose amino-acid sequence is MSIPERRARILVIDDEEQIRRALKTILAVRHYEVILAADGDEGLDLAVDHSPDLVILDLSMPGTSGLDVCRDLRAWYNGPILVLSVRSGDADKISALDLGADDYLTKPFSAGELLARIRALLRRASGIPAAPPVISAGDLEIDIATRRVTRSGADIELTRTEFDILAYLAQNADRVVTSRMILEQVWGPEYGEDTQTLRVHISHLRKKIESHSSVPRYILTEPGVGFRFSIS
- the kdpF gene encoding K(+)-transporting ATPase subunit F; this encodes MNIEYLVVGMIAVGLLVYLVWALLRPDRL
- the kdpA gene encoding potassium-transporting ATPase subunit KdpA, producing the protein MRTVDLAQIGIVVALVIMVARPLGAYMARVFSGGRTLLDPALCPIERVIYRTCGIDPNDEMRWTTYTATMLVFNFVGMIFLYLVLRLQCVHPLNPQQFGGFRPDLAFNTAVSFVSNTNWQAYAGETTASYLTQMAGLTVQNFLSAATGVVLAIALFRGLTRRGANEIGNFWVDITRCILWVLLPMSIVCALALVSQGVIQNLSPHMVATTMEGRHQMIAQGPVASQEAIKMIGTNGGGFLNANSAHPYENSTPLTNLIEMLSIFAIPAGLTYTFGRFAGNQRQGWVFFSAMMILFLAGLGVTYWAESAANPNLASLGVDQAAGTAQSGGNMEGKEVRFGIANSVLFATMTTDASCGAVNSMHDSYTPLGGGMLMLNIALGEVIFGGVGAGMLGIIVFAVLAVFIAGLMVGRTPEYLGKKIEPKEMKMAMLAVLVVAASVLCVGALASSVAPGLVGRLNAGPHGLSEILYSATSASGNNGSAFAGLTSGTPFYDLILGLAMLIGRFLFIIPTMAIAGSMVAKRTVPETSGTFPTTGGLFVCLVVAVILIIGALTFFPAYALGPIVEHFLMHAGQTF
- the kdpB gene encoding potassium-transporting ATPase subunit KdpB — translated: MTDVARSEFGAGRGKNRRVPQSELIKQAVIRSFAKLDPRSLARNPVIFVTEVGSAVCTGYVFLALVRASGDIAFLGGIAAWLWFTVLFANFAEAMAEGRGKAQADSLRKMKTDTMANLRADGEIRRVPATELRKGDTVVISAGETIPGDGDVIEGIASVDESAITGESAPVIRESGGDRSAVTGGTKVLSDQIVVRITSEPGETFLDCMISLVEGASRRKTPNEMALDILLAGLTIIFLLVAVTLQAFAIYSGGAVPISVLVALLVCLIPTTIGGLLSAIGIAGMDRLIRHNVLAMSGRAVEAAGDIDTLLLDKTGTITLGNRQAGEFVPMPGVELSEVADAAQLSSLSDETPEGRSIVVLAKNSFGLRGRHINEAEARFVPFTAETRMSGIDLNGRHIRKGAVDSVVCWVRQQGGESPPELDVVVKRICSSGGTPLAVAEGDRILGVVHLKDVVKGGIQERFGQLRAMGIRTVMVTGDNPITASWIAREAGVDDFLAQASPENKLELIRKEQARGKLVAMTGDGTNDAPALAQADVGVAMNTGTTAAKEAGNMVDLDSNPTKLIEIVEIGKQLLMTRGALTTFSIANDVAKYFAIIPAIFAGTYPVLNKLNITHLNSPHSAVLSAVIFNALIIVALIPLALRGVRYRPLGAGALLRNNLLVYGLGGLIAPFIGLKLLDLLLVALGLAG
- the kdpC gene encoding potassium-transporting ATPase subunit KdpC gives rise to the protein MLRHVVISTKLILLSTVLLGLFYPWAITGIAQVVWPDRANGSLVERNGCIVGSMLIGQAFSRPEYFHPRPSAAGEGYDASASAGSNLGPTSRVLRDRVSADVRRLIRENPGLRRGAIPVDMVTASASGLDPDISPANAYSQAARVAAVRGMTLAEMRNLIRENTTPRQFGILGEPRVNVLRLNMALQGLP